One Rosa chinensis cultivar Old Blush chromosome 5, RchiOBHm-V2, whole genome shotgun sequence genomic region harbors:
- the LOC112203693 gene encoding cold shock protein 1-like, with product MSVKDYEARFSQLYRFFWPMDAEKLARRFEQGLNYEIRERVIILRLPTMAMILDRAMATERELQASRKESSIVGDFRGKGKAIAEGSNAPDVPLRCFNCNELGHVARKCVKPKCRKCYKCGQKGHVVRECTQPKVMREMTHQQAPARAAAAPVRIAPVGQVANHKCFNCNEMGHVGRACTKQKNLVCFTCGQTGHFSRDCTQQQGRGQGNQQRQLPQGQARVFAIGQQNAEEEDTVVVTGFWTLV from the exons ATGAGTGTCAAAGACTATGAGGCTCGATTTTCACAACTGTATCGGTTTTTCTGGCCGATGGATGCAGAAAAGTTGGCTCGTAGGTTCGAACAAGGACTGAACTACGAGATCAGGGAGAGGGTGATTATCCTTCGACTGCCTACTATGGCAATGATATTGGATAGGGCTATGGCAACCGAGCGGGAACTCCAGGCTTCTCGAAAGGAGTCATCAATCGTAGGAGATTTCCgaggaaagggaaaggcaattgcGGAAGGCAGTAATGCACCAG ATGTGCCTTTGAGATGTTTTAACTGCAATGAGTTGGGACATGTGGCTAGGAAGTGTGTGAAGCCGAAGTGCAGGAAATGTTACAAGTGTGGGCAGAAGGGACATGTTGTTCGGGAGTGTACCCAacctaaagttatgagagagatGACTCATCAACAGGCGccagctagggctgcagctgcacctgTTAGGATTGCACCTGTGGGGCAGGTGGCAAACCATAAGTGTTTCAActgcaatgagatgggccatgttgGTCGAGCTTGCACGAAACAGAAGAACTTGGTGTGCTTCACATGTGGCCAGACAGGGcacttctcaagggattgtacccagcagcagggtaggggacaagggaaccAGCAGAGGCAACTGCCTCAGGGGCAggctagggtgtttgctattggtcagcagaatGCCGAGGAAGAAG atactgttgtggtaacaggattctggactcttgtgtga
- the LOC112166288 gene encoding polynucleotide 3'-phosphatase ZDP-like isoform X2 encodes MQQQQSFAGSDGVFSWDATSDLKYLTWKYPLFSVSDVKDKYKVFIACGTSQGEDPFRKPKPGLWHMLEQHFNSGISIGMKQSFYVGDAAGRSNDHSDAVLSLQRPMV; translated from the exons ATGCAGCAACAACAATCTTTTGCAGGAAGTGATGGTGTATTTTCTTGGGATGCAACTTCTGATCTTAA GTATCTAACCTGGAAATATCCTTTATTTTCAGTGTCTGATGTGAAGGACAAGTACAAG GTTTTCATAGCTTGTGGGACGAGTCAAGGAGAAGACCCCTTTCGCAAACCCAAACCGGGGTTGTGGCATATGTTGGAACAACACTTCAACTCTGGCATTTCCATTGGTATGAAACA ATCTTTTTATGTTGGTGATGCTGCTGGAAGAAGCAATGATCACAGTGATGCTGTCTTAAGTTTGCAGAG GCCAATGGTTTAA
- the LOC112167045 gene encoding glutamate receptor 2.8: MENRKRRISINLVLLSWIFMVAAIAAENTSTIPVNVGVVVDLDEVSGKMYLSCIEMALSDFYASHTQYKTRVVLNTSNSHEDVVGAADAALDLITNVEVKAILGPMTSMQATFVVKLGEKAHVPIISFSATSPSLTSLQSSYFFQFAQNDSTQVKAISGIVQNFGWRRVVPIYVDNMYGEGIMPFLIDALLEVDAHVPYRSVISQSATDDQIEIELYELMTMQTRVFIVHMMPKLASQLFAKAKEIGMMNKGFVWITTNGIGDRLKAMESVLNSMQGVLCVETDVSDTFKLRDFKTRWKRQFQQENPEIIDVELDAFGYRAYDAAFAIAMAVEKVGNASFGSQKGNASSFNSTDLGSLKVSQYGSNVSNALSLTSFRGLAGNFSLVDRQLQLSTFKIVNVNGNGGRGRAVGYWTPENGRLVNSTNSCNVSAFNCDALGPIIWPGESLSVPKGWEIPENGTKLRIGVPVRDGFSEFVKVTPNLRTNTSDVTGFSIDVFKAAVDLLPYALPYELIPYAYPNGSSAGTYNDLIYQVYLGKFDAVVGDATIRANRTLYVDFAMPYTESGVVMVVPIIDSTHSRTKNAWVFLQPLTWGLWMTILCFFIFIGFVIWVLEHRINEDFRGPPSYQVGTSFWFSFSTIVFSQRERVVSNLGRFVMIIWVFVVLIVTQSYTANLASLLTVQQLRPAVDDLNVLLRNGEKVGYMKDAFVYDLLIQRGFDDSKLKACGSMEEIDDALSKGSANGGIAAIVHETPYMKLFVAKYCSKYTMIGPIFKTDGFGFAFPKGSPLVSEITQAILNLTDDGLMGMIEDKWIKKDSNCKNSTGNFSSTALGLESFWGLFLIAGIASIFALITSVTSFLYEHKHVLMPPDSGTSKWKRIRAMFEIFNKRELSSHTFRSSRHTDSYTGTRHHEVKGSSPNHNWPESPQSCINHADTVSVSSRGQASPETNPTLELAITVQETH; this comes from the exons ATGGAGAATCGGAAGAGGAGGATCAGTATCAACCTTGTTCTTTTGTCATGGATTTTCATGGTGGCCGCCATTGCAGCTGAAAACACATCAACAATCCCAGTGAACGTGGGAGTTGTTGTAGACCTTGATGAAGTGAGTGGGAAGATGTATTTGAGTTGCATAGAAATGGCGCTCTCAGACTTCTATGCTTCCCATACTCAATACAAGACTAGGGTCGTTTTGAACACCAGTAACTCCCACGAAGATGTCGTTGGTGCAGCTGATGCAG CTTTGGATCTGATAACGAATGTAGAAGTGAAAGCAATCCTAGGACCAATGACATCAATGCAAGCAACTTTTGTTGTTAAACTTGGAGAAAAAGCTCATGTGCCAATCATATCATTTTCTGCAACAAGCCCTTCTCTTACTTCACTTCAGAGCTCCTATTTTTTCCAATTTGCACAAAATGACTCAACCCAAGTGAAAGCCATAAGTGGTATTGTTCAAAACTTTGGATGGAGGCGAGTTGTCCCCATTTACGTAGACAATATGTACGGGGAAGGAATCATGCCCTTTCTAATTGATGCCTTGCTCGAGGTTGATGCTCATGTCCCATATCGAAGTGTAATTTCACAATCAGCCACCGATGATCAAATTGAGATAGAACTTTACGAGTTAATGACAATGCAGACTAGAGTCTTCATAGTGCATATGATGCCTAAACTTGCATCCCAGTTATTTGCCAAGGCGAAAGAGATTGGAATGATGAACAAGGGTTTTGTATGGATCACGACCAATGGGATTGGAGATCGTTTAAAGGCAATGGAATCTGTTCTGAATTCAATGCAAGGAGTCTTATGTGTGGAAACTGATGTTTCAGACACATTTAAGCTTAGAGATTTCAAAACAAGGTGGAAAAGGCAATTCCAACAAGAAAATCCAGAAATCATTGATGTCGAGTTGGATGCTTTTGGATATCGGGCTTATGATGCGGCTTTTGCAATAGCTATGGCAGTTGAAAAAGTTGGGAATGCAAGCTTTGGATCTCAAAAGGGAAATGCTTCATCTTTCAACTCTACAGATCTTGGAAGTTTAAAGGTCTCTCAATATGGTTCAAACGTTTCTAATGCCTTATCACTCACGAGTTTTAGAGGCTTGGCTGGCAATTTTAGTCTTGTTGATAGGCAACTTCAACTATCGACTTTTAAGATTGTTAATGTCAATGGTAatggaggaagaggaagagcagtTGGGTATTGGACACCGGAAAATGGAAGGTTAGTGAATTCAACAAACAGTTGTAATGTTTCAGCTTTCAATTGTGATGCTCTTGGACCCATTATATGGCCGGGAGAGTCATTATCCGTTCCCAAAGGATGGGAGATCCCGGAAAATGGTACGAAGTTGAGAATTGGAGTTCCAGTGAGGGATGGTTTTTCAGAATTTGTTAAAGTAACACCAAATTTGAGAACTAATACCAGTGATGTCACCGGGTTCAGTATTGATGTGTTTAAGGCTGCAGTGGACCTGTTACCATATGCACTTCCTTATGAATTGATTCCCTATGCATATCCTAACGGCAGCAGTGCTGGCACGTATAATGATTTAATCTATCAAGTATACCTTGGG AAGTTCGATGCTGTGGTTGGagatgcaacaattagagcaaatagaacattgtacGTGGACTTTGCAATGCCATATACAGAGTCTGGCGTAGTAATGGTTGTACCAATCATAGACAGCACTCACAGCAGAACCAAAAATGCATGGGTTTTTTTGCAGCCTTTAACATGGGGCCTTTGGATGACGATTTTGTGTTTTTTCATCTTTATTGGTTTTGTGATTTGGGTGCTTGAACACCGAATTAATGAAGATTTTCGTGGTCCTCCTTCATATCAAGTTGGCACAAGCTTTTGGTTCTCTTTTTCAACCATAGTTTTTTCACAAA GGGAGAGAGTGGTTAGCAACTTGGGAAGATTTGTGATGATTATATGGGTATTTGTTGTGCTGATAGTGACACAAAGCTATACTGCTAATCTAGCATCACTATTAACTGTTCAACAACTCCGACCAGCTGTTGACGATTTAAATGTTCTTTTAAGGAATGGAGAAAAAGTTGGCTACATGAAGGATGCTTTTGTATATGATCTCTTGATACAAAGAGGTTTTGATGATTCCAAGCTCAAGGCTTGTGGATCTATGGAAGAAATAGATGACGCTCTTTCAAAAGGGAGTGCAAATGGTGGTATTGCTGCAATTGTTCATGAAACCCCCTACATGAAGCTATTCGTTGCAAAATATTGTTCCAAGTATACTATGATTGGACCAATATTTAAAACCGATGGCTTTGGCTTC GCATTTCCAAAAGGTTCCCCTCTTGTTTCTGAAATTACACAAGCAATCCTAAATTTGACAGATGATGGATTGATGGGAATGATTGAAGATAAATGGATCAAGAAAGATAGTAACTGTAAAAACTCTACTGGGAACTTTTCTAGCACTGCTCTTGGCCTTGAGAGCTTTTGGGGTCTTTTTTTAATTGCAGGGATAGCTTCAATCTTTGCTCTAATCACATCTGTAACTTCCTTCTTGTACGAGCATAAGCATGTCTTGATGCCCCCCGATTCAGGCACCTCGAAGTGGAAAAGGATCAGAGCCATGTTCGAGATCTTTAACAAAAGAGAACTTAGCTCTCATACTTTTAGAAGTAGTCGACATACAGACAGTTATACTGGTACTCGACATCATGAAGTGAAAGGCTCATCACCAAATCACAACTGGCCAGAGAGTCCACAAAGTTGTATCAACCATGCAGATACAGTTTCTGTATCCTCTCGTGGTCAAGCATCTCCAGAAACCAACCCAACTTTGGAGCTTGCCATAACTGTTCAAGAAACGCACTAA
- the LOC112166288 gene encoding polynucleotide 3'-phosphatase ZDP-like isoform X1 gives MQQQQSFAGSDGVFSWDATSDLKYLTWKYPLFSVSDVKDKYKVFIACGTSQGEDPFRKPKPGLWHMLEQHFNSGISIGMKQSFYVGDAAGRSNDHSDAVLSLQSSVVRVLD, from the exons ATGCAGCAACAACAATCTTTTGCAGGAAGTGATGGTGTATTTTCTTGGGATGCAACTTCTGATCTTAA GTATCTAACCTGGAAATATCCTTTATTTTCAGTGTCTGATGTGAAGGACAAGTACAAG GTTTTCATAGCTTGTGGGACGAGTCAAGGAGAAGACCCCTTTCGCAAACCCAAACCGGGGTTGTGGCATATGTTGGAACAACACTTCAACTCTGGCATTTCCATTGGTATGAAACA ATCTTTTTATGTTGGTGATGCTGCTGGAAGAAGCAATGATCACAGTGATGCTGTCTTAAGTTTGCAGAG TTCTGTTGTCAGAGTTTTGGACTAA